TATTAAAAGAATTCTTATCTATGTTTGTAGGTTCGCTCATACTGTTTGTTATATTAGTTACTATAGCAGATTTAAGCAGTAAATTATCTTACTACACCGAACACCCAGAAAACATGAAATACTTTATTACATACCATGCCGCAAGAACTCCGCATAATTTATATTATTTATTTCCAATAGCATTGATGTTTTCTTCTACTTATGTTCTTGGTACTTTTGTAAAAAATAAAGARATGTTGGCTGTACAAAATTCTGGTATAAGTTTATTTAAATTTTCTTCGCCAATATTTATTA
This genomic stretch from Brachyspira sp. SAP_772 harbors:
- a CDS encoding LptF/LptG family permease, encoding MKKLNSYLLKEFLSMFVGSLILFVILVTIADLSSKLSYYTEHPENMKYFITYHAARTPHNLYYLFPIALMFSSTYVLGTFVKNKEMLAVQNSGISLFKFSSPIFIIVIALCLGLIGFWQFVAAPMNKISFEANDLGRGHKKGEYTGSLNIFXANNYIYFIENFNFNDNYLTNTVIVKLKEDGAI